One window of the Osmerus mordax isolate fOsmMor3 chromosome 2, fOsmMor3.pri, whole genome shotgun sequence genome contains the following:
- the LOC136962141 gene encoding SH3 domain-binding protein 4 isoform X2 has protein sequence MAAHRIRATNHNNIALPRCRSEGTLIDLSDGVNEASLTDVKVPSPSALRLNATASFGTAREVVAIKDYCPSSFTTLKFSKGDRLFVLDTSGGEWWYAHNKTEMGYIPAAYVQPINYRDSSFSDSGMIDSLGDSSEEAAKEMDLLGEWTGVFLKPTALQNGNPFAATRTSTNPFLNGTLQGSLDQNSNEKPVDLLFFDTMAPSMPNSTSSTININGFGSGIFDLNPISTNLGGGQTLRRDNPFFRSKRSYSLSELSILQAQSDGPQVSSSFFGGLKAPVPEEFKSREDFREAWLNHRKLARSCHDLDSLGQNPGWGQTQPVETNIVCRLDNSGGAVQLPDTSISIHIPEGHVIPGDTQQISMKALLDPPLELNNDRCTTVSPVVEIKLSNMETKTTVTLEMKVSVVVKVESRQNTEIMCVRSDCKEGPYMPISQAYLFGDTVQVCLDNLEPCMYVSVVVQSKMLSPESTVWEHVLKKVTLGVYGPKHIHPSFKTVVAFFGHDCAPKTLLVSDVGKQAQCTPPVALQLWGKHQFVLSRPQDLRFGVYSNMANYEVKASEQARVVRGFQVKLGKVSRLVYLISSRSTDDVSDFTLRVQVKDDHDCILAQFCVQTPTPPPKTGPRTSAQRRFLKKKEVGKIVLSPLAITTNYPVFQDRRINNLKFGKLIKTVIRQTKNQYLLEYKKGDFVALLSEEKIKLKGQLWTKEWYVGYYQGRMGFVHAKNVLVVGKVKPIYFSGAELTTTLLLEQILKPCKFLTYIYASVRTILMENIGSWRAFADALGYVNLPLTHFCRAELDSEPERVASVLEKLKEDCNNAEGKERKSFQKELLTALLKLDCQGLVARLVMDFVLLTTAVELAGRWRELAERLAKVSRLQMDAYEAPHRDRNGVVDVEEAWFSLQCMNKESDI, from the exons ATGGCCGCCCATCGAATCCGAGCAACCAACCACAACAATATAGCCCTCCCACGCTGCAGGTCGGAGGGGACACTCATAGACCTCAGCGACGGAGTGAATGAAGCCAGTCTTACTGATGTCAAAG TGCCTTCTCCCAGTGCCTTAAGACTGAATGCCACCGCCTCCTTCGGCACAGCAAGGGAAGTTGTTGCCATTAAGGATTACTGTCCCTCCAGCTTCACCACTCTGAAGTTTTCCAAGGGAGACCGTCTCTTTGTGCTGGACACATCGGGTGGAGAGTGGTGGTATGCCCACAATAAAACAGAGATGGGTTACATCCCAGCAGCCTATGTCCAGCCAATAAACTACAGGGACTCTTCCTTCAGTGACAGTGGAATGATCGATAGCTTAGGAGATAGCAGCGAGGAAGCAGCCAAGGAAATGGACCTCCTTGGCGAGTGGACGGGTGTGTTCTTGAAACCAACGGCCTTACAAAATGGAAATCCCTTTGCAGCCACCCGGACCTCCACCAACCCCTTCCTCAATGGGACCCTTCAGGGTTCTCTGGATCAGAACAGTAACGAGAAACCGGTTGACCTTCTCTTTTTCGATACCATGGCACCCTCCATGCCAAACTCTACCAGCAGCACTATTAACATCAACGGCTTTGGCAGTGGGATCTTTGATTTAAATCCCATCAGCACCAACCTTGGGGGTGGTCAGACATTACGCAGAGACAACCCTTTTTTCAGGAGCAAAAGATCATACAGTCTCTCTGAGCTTTCCATCCTGCAGGCTCAGTCCGATGGCCCTCAGGTGTCTTCAAGTTTCTTCGGGGGTCTTAAAGCTCCGGTGCCAGAAGAGTTCAAGAGCAGAGAAGACTTCCGAGAAGCCTGGTTGAACCACCGCAAGCTGGCCAGGTCCTGCCACGATCTAGACTCCCTAGGTCAGAACCCTGGCTGGGGACAAACACAGCCGGTGGAGACAAACATAGTGTGTCGTTTAGACAATTCGGGAGGGGCAGTTCAACTCCCTGACACCAGCATCAGCATCCACATACCTGAGGGTCACGTCATCCCAGGAGATACCCAGCAGATCTCCATGAAGGCTCTACTGGACCCTCCCTTGGAGCTCAACAATGACCGTTGCACCACTGTCAGCCCTGTGGTGGAGATCAAACTGAGCAACATGGAAACCAAAACCACTGTTACCCTTGAGATGAAAGTTTCAGTTGTGGTGAAAGTTGAAAGTAGACAAAACACTGAGATCATGTGTGTCCGGAGTGACTGCAAAGAGGGCCCCTACATGCCAATATCTCAAGCGTACTTGTTCGGTGACACCGTCCAGGTCTGTCTGGATAACCTTGAGCcatgcatgtatgtgtctgttgtTGTTCAGTCTAAGATGTTATCGCCTGAAAGCACAGTTTGGGAACATGTGTTGAAGAAGGTCACTCTCGGTGTCTATGGGCCAAAGCACATTCATCCCTCCTTCAAGACTGTTGTGGCCTTCTTTGGCCATGACTGTGCACCAAAGACGTTGTTGGTCAGTGATGTGGGAAAGCAAGCACAGTGTACACCACCTGTTGCTCTCCAGCTCTGGGGTAAACATCAGTTTGTCCTGTCCAGACCTCAAGACCTTCGGTTTGGAGTTTACTCCAACATGGCCAACTATGAGGTTAAGGCCAGTGAACAGGCAAGAGTAGTCAGGGGTTTCCAGGTGAAACTAGGCAAGGTTAGCCGGCTTGTCTACCTTATATCCTCTCGGAGTACTGATGATGTCTCCGATTTCACCTTGAGGGTTCAGGTCAAAGACGACCATGACTGTATTCTTGCCCAGTTCTGTGTTCAAACGCCAACACCTCCGCCCAAAACTGGTCCACGAACCTCAGCACAGAGGCGCTTCCTGAAGAAGAAGGAAGTAGGTAAGATTGTCTTGTCTCCACTGGCCATCACAACCAACTATCCAGTGTTCCAGGACCGCAGAATCAACAACCTGAAGTTTGGGAAACTGATCAAAACCGTCATCCGCCAGACAAAAAACCAATACCTACTGGAGTACAAAAAGGGGGACTTTGTTGCCCTGTTGAGTGAGGAAAAAATAAAGCTGAAGGGCCAGTTGTGGACTAAGGAATGGTACGTTGGATACTATCAGGGTAGGATGGGGTTTGTCCATGCAAAGAACGTTCTGGTGGTGGGGAAAGTGAAGCCCATTTACTTCAGTGGAGCTGAATTGACAACCACACTTCTACTGGAACAGATCCTGAAACCTTGCAAGTTCCTCACCTATATCTATGCCTCTGTGAGGACGATACTGATGGAGAACATAGGCAGCTGGCGGGCGTTTGCCGATGCCCTGGGTTACGTCAACTTACCATTGACACACTTCTGCCGCGCCGAGCTGGACAGTGAACCTGAAAGGGTGGCGTCTGTGCTCGAGAAACTGAAGGAAGACTGCAACAACGCAGAAGGCAAGGAGAGGAAGTCCTTCCAGAAGGAACTCCTGACT